One segment of Brassica napus cultivar Da-Ae chromosome C3, Da-Ae, whole genome shotgun sequence DNA contains the following:
- the LOC106423553 gene encoding 40S ribosomal protein S18 gives MSLVANEEFQHILRVLNTNVDGKQKIMFALTSIKGIGRRLANIVCKKADVDMNKRAGELSAAEIDNLMTIVANPKQYKIPDWFLNRQKDYKDGKYSQVVSNALDMKLRDDLERLKKIRNHRGLRHYWGLRVRGQHTKTTGRRGKTVGVSKKR, from the exons ATG TCTCTGGTCGCGAATGAGGAGTTTCAGCACATTCTCCGTGTGCTTAACACAAATGTCGATGGGAAGCAGAAGATCATGTTCGCCCTTACCTCAATCAAGGGTATTGGGAGGCGTTTGGCAAACATCGTCTGCAAGAAAGCAGATGTCGACATGAACAAGAG GGCTGGTGAGCTATCTGCAGCTGAGATCGACAACCTGATGACGATTGTTGCCAACCCGAAGCAGTACAAGATCCCAGACTGGTTCTTGAACAGGCAGAAGGACTACAAGGACGGCAAGTACTCCCAAGTTGTCTCCAATGCCCTTGACATGAAGCTCAGGGACGATCTCGAGCGTCTCAAGAAGATCAG GAACCACCGTGGGCTGAGACACTACTGGGGTCTCCGTGTCCGCGGACAGCACACCAAGACAACCGGTCGCAGAGGAAAGACCGTTGGTGTCTCAAAGAAGCGTTAA
- the LOC106423552 gene encoding UDP-rhamnose/UDP-galactose transporter 5: MAPGSKANKKATVDAAAWMFNVVTSVGIIIVNKALMATYGFSFATTLTGLHFATTTLMTLVLRCLGYIQPSHLPFTELLKFILFANFSIVGMNVSLMWNSVGFYQIAKLSMIPVACLLEVVFDKIRYSRDTKLSIGLVLVGVGVCTVTDVSVNTKGFVAAFVAVWSTALQQYYVHYLQRKYSLTSFNLLGHTAPAQAATLLIVGPFLDFWLTEKRVDMYDYNVVSLMFITLSCTIAIGTNLSQFICIGRFTAVSFQVLGHMKTILVLTMGFFFFDRDGLNLHVVLGMIIAVLGMIWYGNASSKPGGKEKKSYSLPTTRQQKNGDDSDEGPRLKA, from the exons ATGGCTCCCGGTAGtaaagcaaacaaaaaagcaaccGTAGATGCTGCTGCCTGGATGTTCAATGTCGTTACTTCTGTCGGAATCATCATTGTCAATAAAGCTTTAATGGCTACTTACGGCTTTAGCTTCG CAACAACCTTGACCGGTCTACATTTCGCCACGACGACACTGATGACACTTGTTCTAAGATGTCTAGGCTACATTCAGCCTTCTCATCTTCCCTTCACAGAGCTTCTTAAGTTCATTCTATTTGCAAACTTTTCGATCGTTGGGATGAATGTTAGTCTTATGTGGAACTCCGTTGGGTTTTATCAG aTTGCAAAGCTTAGCATGATTCCTGTAGCTTGCTTGTTGGAAGTAGTGTTCGATAAGATTCGTTACTCGAGAGACACGAAGCTTAGCATAGGACTTGTTCTTGTGGGTGTTGGTGTTTGCACTGTTACTGATGTTAGTGTCAACACCAAAGGCTTCGTTGCTGCTTTTGTTGCTGTCTGGAGTACTGCTTTGCAACAATAC TATGTGCATTATCTTCAGCGAAAGTATTCGCTTACCTCATTCAACCTACTGGGTCATACTGCTCCGGCCCAAGCTGCAACGTTGTTGATAGTCGGTCCATTTCTCGACTTTTGGCTGACAGAAAAACGAGTAGACATGTATGACTACAACGTTGTCTCTCTG ATGTTTATAACCCTCTCGTGCACAATAGCTATTGGGACAAACCTCAGCCAGTTCATTTGTATAGGGAGATTCACGGCGGTGTCGTTCCAAGTCCTGGGCCATATGAAGACGATCTTGGTGCTGACAAtgggcttcttcttctttgacagAGATGGTCTAAACCTGCACGTGGTTCTCGGCATGATAATTGCAGTGCTGGGGATGATCTGGTACGGTAATGCCTCGTCCAAGCCGGGTGGTAAGGAGAAGAAGAGCTATTCTCTTCCAACGACCCGTCAACAGAAAAATGGAGATGATTCTGATGAAGGACCAAGGTTAAAAGCTTAG
- the LOC106423437 gene encoding uncharacterized protein LOC106423437, translating into MSKTKKVKPSSSLLPFRIKRDKCPSLVQSSFFFFFFIVLQNRGEKSDHPFTADYKRIFRGMGKKRKATETSLDEVDRTVYASFRTAANSLSQLYTQSMNHQKLSFQAGERHGLEKLYQWIWRQQEGGSRVTPVDIINYIQNELECCTEEPPISPRAPPPQPTMHVTNSGLIASSGTSCPTAVPAVRSEQCENQAKNSVFSNALSSPVRRSLQNYQIPQGGYISGGTRSSELNRGSDSPSSFDSSMDMHAE; encoded by the exons ATGTCCAAAACGAAAAAAGTAAAACCTTCTTCTTCGCTCTTGCCGTTTCGTATAAAGCGAGACAAGTGCCCCTCTTTGGTCcaatcctctttttttttttttttttttatagttctTCAAAATCGCGGAGAGAAGAGCGACCATCCGTTCACAGCCGATTACAAAAGAATCTTTAGGGGGATGGGTAAGAAGAGAAAAGCTACAGAGACGAGCCTCGATGAGGTAGATCGGACTGTTTACGCCTCCTTTCGAACCGCCGCGAACTCGCTGTCTCAGCTTTACACTCAGTCCATGAACCACCAGAAACTCTCTTTCCAAGCAGGTGAACGCCATGGTCTG GAAAAACTGTACCAATGGATATGGAGACAACAAGAAGGAGGGTCAAGAGTGACTCCTGTGGATATAATCAATTACATTCag AACGAGCTGGAGTGCTGCACAGAGGAGCCCCCAATATCCCCAAGAGCGCCGCCACCTCAACCAACAATGCATGTCACAAATTCCGGTCTCATTGCCTCTTCAGGCACGTCTTGCCCAACAGCTGTTCCGGCGGTTCGGTCTGAGCAATGCGAAAACCAGGCCAAGAACTCGGTTTTCTCAAACGCTCTTTCAAGTCCCGTACGCCGTAGTCTGCAGAACTACCAAATTCCGCAAGGAGGATACATATCTGGCGGAACCAGAAGCAGTGAACTGAACAGGGGATCTGACTCTCCTAGTTCTTTTGATTCTTCAATGGACATGCATGCAGAATAA
- the LOC106423467 gene encoding uncharacterized protein LOC106423467 produces the protein MQNELESCTEEHPISPRAPPPQPTMHVTNSGLITSSDTSCPTAVPVVRSEQCENQAKNSVFSNALSIPVRRSLQNYQIPQGGYISGGTRSSELNRGSDSPSSFDSSMDMHAE, from the coding sequence ATGCAGAACGAGTTGGAGTCCTGCACAGAGGAACACCCAATATCCCCAAGAGCGCCGCCACCTCAACCAACAATGCATGTCACCAATTCCGGTCTCATTACCTCTTCAGACACGTCTTGCCCAACAGCTGTTCCAGTGGTTCGGTCTGAGCAATGCGAAAACCAGGCCAAGAACTCGGTTTTCTCAAACGCTCTTTCAATTCCGGTACGCCGTAGCCTGCAGAACTACCAAATTCCGCAGGGAGGATACATATCTGGCGGAACCAGAAGCAGTGAACTGAACAGGGGATCTGACTCTCCAAGTTCTTTTGATTCTTCAATGGACATGCATGCAGAATAA